One part of the Streptomyces sp. AM 2-1-1 genome encodes these proteins:
- a CDS encoding CU044_5270 family protein → MNDRTAGPDRAAHEELARLLPAPAERDLPPGRHLHHKDTLMRLIDQDGDRATVRPRFPRPAVLLRPAVLLPVAGLALGGVLLTTLAVAGHDPAPAPTAAGAASRSTAPRGAAVLLDQVASVAAKKNEQKVGEGQFVYVRTVQAANEGAFDGPVRLTEPRVREVWMAQEPGPVIDVGLIHEDGSYFPITVGVPDGEPAVGSPAGLGRPTYAWLASLPTDPDALLRRLTTEITRDQDARDTPAGDRDRDQDAFDTIGELLRETLMPPKTAAALYKAAAKIPGVTVDPGAVDAAGRPGIGVARDNTRAGWRTAWIFDPVTLEYLGERSYLIEDSSLGEKGTLINESAVLERAVVDALREEPSGGKPSTTT, encoded by the coding sequence ATGAACGACCGCACCGCGGGCCCCGACCGGGCCGCCCACGAGGAACTGGCCCGGCTGCTGCCGGCCCCGGCCGAGCGGGACCTCCCCCCGGGCCGTCATCTCCACCACAAGGACACCCTGATGCGTCTGATCGACCAGGACGGCGACCGCGCCACCGTCCGCCCCCGCTTCCCGCGCCCCGCCGTCCTGCTCCGCCCCGCCGTCCTGCTGCCCGTCGCCGGACTGGCCCTGGGCGGGGTGCTGCTGACCACGCTGGCCGTGGCCGGCCATGACCCCGCACCGGCGCCGACCGCAGCGGGTGCGGCCTCCCGGAGCACTGCTCCCCGGGGTGCGGCCGTGCTGCTCGACCAAGTCGCCTCCGTCGCCGCGAAGAAGAACGAACAGAAGGTCGGTGAGGGGCAGTTCGTGTACGTCAGGACGGTGCAGGCCGCGAACGAGGGTGCGTTCGACGGCCCGGTGAGACTGACCGAGCCCCGTGTGCGCGAGGTCTGGATGGCGCAGGAGCCGGGGCCGGTGATCGACGTCGGCCTGATCCACGAGGACGGCTCGTACTTCCCGATCACCGTCGGGGTCCCGGACGGGGAGCCCGCCGTGGGCTCTCCGGCCGGGCTCGGCCGGCCGACGTACGCGTGGCTGGCCTCGCTGCCCACCGACCCCGATGCCCTGCTCCGGCGACTCACCACCGAGATCACCCGCGACCAGGACGCGCGCGACACCCCGGCCGGAGACCGGGACCGGGACCAGGACGCCTTCGACACCATCGGTGAACTGCTGCGCGAGACGCTGATGCCGCCGAAGACCGCGGCCGCCCTCTACAAGGCCGCGGCGAAGATCCCCGGCGTGACCGTGGACCCCGGCGCGGTGGACGCGGCCGGCCGGCCCGGGATCGGCGTGGCCCGCGACAACACCCGGGCCGGCTGGCGCACCGCCTGGATCTTCGACCCGGTCACGCTGGAGTACCTCGGCGAGAGGAGCTACCTCATCGAGGACTCCTCCCTGGGCGAGAAGGGCACCCTGATCAACGAGTCGGCGGTCCTGGAGCGCGCGGTCGTCGACGCCCTGCGCGAGGAACCGTCCGGCGGGAAGCCGTCGACGACGACCTGA
- a CDS encoding aldo/keto reductase — protein sequence MTTTDTTATGAPRAGGAGRLGARTVSRVGFGAMQLPRLHADRAAALALVRRAIELGVDHIDTAQFYGDGFANDVVREAVRPEDDVYVVSKVGATPHSGGPHPLRLAQRPEELRASVEDNLKSLGLDRIPLVNLRRASRGPGLMAEGDQVVDLDDQLAVMTTLRDEGKIDVIGISHVGMDELRRALPVGLACVQNAYSLVARDDEEMLRLCVAEGIAWVPYFPLGSAFPGMPKVTDEAAVLAVAESLGRTPAQVGLAWLLHHAPNTLLIPGTADAGHLEANVAAGTITLDEDDLAALDTVPTRSGEIG from the coding sequence ATGACGACCACAGACACCACCGCCACCGGTGCCCCCCGCGCCGGAGGGGCCGGCCGGCTCGGCGCCCGCACCGTCTCCCGCGTCGGCTTCGGCGCCATGCAGCTCCCCCGCCTCCACGCCGACCGCGCCGCCGCCCTCGCCCTGGTGCGCCGGGCGATCGAGCTCGGCGTCGACCACATCGACACCGCCCAGTTCTACGGGGACGGCTTCGCCAACGACGTCGTCCGCGAGGCCGTCCGGCCCGAGGACGACGTGTACGTCGTCAGCAAGGTCGGTGCCACGCCCCATTCCGGCGGCCCCCACCCGCTGCGCCTCGCCCAGCGGCCCGAGGAGTTGCGGGCCTCCGTCGAGGACAACCTGAAGAGCCTCGGGCTCGACCGGATCCCCCTGGTCAACCTGCGCCGCGCCTCCCGCGGCCCCGGCCTGATGGCCGAAGGCGACCAGGTGGTCGACCTCGACGACCAGCTCGCCGTCATGACCACCCTGCGCGACGAGGGCAAGATCGACGTGATCGGCATCAGCCATGTCGGCATGGACGAGCTGCGCCGCGCGCTTCCGGTCGGCCTGGCCTGCGTGCAGAACGCGTACAGCCTGGTCGCCCGCGACGACGAGGAGATGCTGCGGCTCTGCGTCGCGGAGGGCATCGCCTGGGTGCCGTACTTCCCGCTCGGCAGCGCCTTCCCCGGCATGCCGAAGGTGACCGACGAGGCCGCGGTCCTCGCGGTCGCCGAGTCGCTGGGCCGCACCCCCGCCCAGGTCGGCCTGGCCTGGCTGCTCCACCACGCGCCGAACACCTTGCTCATCCCGGGGACGGCCGACGCCGGGCACCTGGAGGCGAACGTGGCCGCCGGGACGATCACCCTCGACGAGGACGACCTCGCCGCCCTGGACACGGTCCCGACCCGCTCGGGGGAGATCGGGTGA
- a CDS encoding helix-turn-helix transcriptional regulator, producing MTEPADVDEESGRAALGRTLRYLREKAGRSLGQLAEETRYDKSYLYRLEVSQRLSKLEVMQDLDRY from the coding sequence ATGACCGAACCGGCCGACGTGGACGAGGAGTCGGGCCGCGCCGCGCTCGGCCGGACACTGCGCTACCTGCGTGAGAAGGCCGGCAGGTCGCTGGGGCAGCTCGCCGAGGAGACCCGCTACGACAAGAGCTACCTCTACCGGCTGGAGGTGAGCCAGCGGCTCTCCAAGCTGGAGGTGATGCAGGACCTCGACCGGTACTAG
- a CDS encoding NAD(P)/FAD-dependent oxidoreductase, with product MSSTHVTIVGAGLGGLTLARVLHVNGIPCTVYEAETSPTARTQGGMLDIHHHNGQPALRAAGLFDAFRAIVLEGHEAARILDRDGTVLLDEADDGSGGRPEVLRGELRRILLDSLPAGTVRWGHKVSGVRPLGAGRHEVAFADGSSVATGLLVGADGAWSRVRPLLSDAVPAYTGMSYVETYLRDADAAHPAAAKAVGDGAMYALAPGKGIQAHREADGTLHTYVSLRRPREWFAGIDFGDPAAASARTAAEFDGWAPELTALITDGESAPVLRPLFALPDEHRWERVRGVTLLGDAAHLMIPSGEGANLAMLDAAELGTALAAHPGDTEAALAAYERELFPRSAAEAVDAAELHGTMFGGDTPHGLLRMFTGQAPTP from the coding sequence ATGAGCAGCACCCACGTCACGATCGTCGGCGCCGGACTCGGCGGCCTCACGCTCGCCCGCGTCCTGCACGTCAACGGCATCCCGTGCACCGTGTACGAGGCGGAGACCTCCCCGACCGCCCGCACCCAGGGCGGCATGCTCGACATCCACCACCACAACGGACAGCCCGCCCTGCGGGCCGCCGGCCTCTTCGACGCATTCCGCGCGATCGTCCTGGAGGGCCACGAGGCCGCCCGCATCCTCGACCGGGACGGCACCGTCCTCCTCGACGAAGCCGACGACGGCAGCGGCGGCCGCCCCGAAGTGCTCCGCGGCGAACTGCGCCGGATCCTCCTCGACTCGCTGCCCGCCGGCACCGTCCGGTGGGGGCACAAGGTCAGCGGCGTACGCCCCCTCGGCGCCGGCCGTCACGAGGTGGCCTTCGCCGACGGCTCCTCCGTCGCCACCGGCCTGCTGGTCGGCGCGGACGGCGCCTGGTCGCGCGTGCGGCCGCTGCTCTCCGACGCCGTACCCGCCTACACCGGCATGTCGTACGTCGAGACCTACCTCCGCGACGCCGACGCGGCGCACCCCGCCGCGGCGAAGGCGGTCGGCGACGGGGCGATGTACGCGCTCGCGCCGGGCAAGGGCATCCAGGCCCACCGCGAGGCCGACGGCACCCTGCACACCTACGTCTCGCTCCGCAGGCCGCGGGAGTGGTTCGCCGGGATCGACTTCGGCGACCCCGCCGCGGCCTCCGCGCGGACCGCCGCGGAGTTCGACGGCTGGGCGCCGGAGCTCACCGCGCTGATCACCGACGGCGAGAGCGCACCGGTGCTCCGCCCGCTCTTCGCCCTGCCCGACGAGCACCGGTGGGAGCGGGTGCGGGGGGTGACCCTGCTCGGTGACGCCGCGCACCTGATGATCCCGTCCGGCGAGGGCGCCAACCTGGCCATGCTGGACGCCGCCGAGCTCGGCACGGCCCTCGCCGCGCACCCCGGCGACACCGAGGCCGCGCTCGCCGCGTACGAGCGGGAGCTGTTCCCCCGCAGTGCGGCCGAGGCCGTGGACGCCGCCGAGCTCCACGGGACGATGTTCGGCGGGGACACCCCCCACGGTCTGCTCCGGATGTTCACCGGGCAGGCACCCACCCCGTGA
- a CDS encoding TetR/AcrR family transcriptional regulator gives MTTGPRRSQRRTEALSRERIVEASVELLDATGESGLTFRALAQRLATGPGALYHHVAHKDELLGAAVDAVVTAAVTVDPPGAAPLKGSPQDAVRAVATGLFDATEAHPWLAPQLAARLARGHGGTAAPRIFESLGRQVRAMGAPRESWFTVTSALMHYILGAAGQNAANAANARTLGPDASRARFLDAASTAWEGLDPDDYPFTRAVADQMRGHDDREQFLAGVDLVLAGIAASRPAAG, from the coding sequence ATGACCACAGGACCGCGCCGGTCGCAGCGGCGCACGGAGGCGCTCTCCCGGGAGCGCATCGTCGAGGCGTCCGTCGAACTGCTCGACGCGACGGGCGAGAGCGGGCTGACGTTCCGGGCGCTCGCGCAGCGCCTCGCCACCGGCCCCGGAGCGCTCTACCACCACGTGGCCCACAAGGACGAGTTGCTGGGCGCCGCCGTCGACGCGGTCGTCACCGCCGCCGTGACCGTGGATCCACCGGGGGCGGCGCCCCTGAAGGGGTCGCCGCAGGACGCGGTCCGCGCCGTCGCGACCGGTCTGTTCGACGCCACCGAGGCCCACCCCTGGCTCGCACCCCAGCTCGCCGCCCGGCTCGCCCGCGGCCACGGCGGGACGGCGGCGCCCCGGATCTTCGAGAGCCTCGGACGGCAGGTCCGGGCGATGGGGGCGCCCCGGGAGAGCTGGTTCACGGTGACGTCGGCCCTGATGCACTACATCCTCGGCGCCGCCGGGCAGAACGCCGCGAACGCGGCGAACGCCCGGACGCTCGGACCGGACGCGAGTCGCGCGCGGTTCCTCGACGCCGCGTCCACGGCCTGGGAAGGGCTCGACCCCGACGACTACCCGTTCACCCGGGCCGTCGCGGACCAGATGCGGGGGCACGACGACCGCGAGCAGTTCCTCGCCGGCGTCGATCTCGTACTGGCGGGCATCGCTGCGAGCCGCCCGGCGGCCGGATAG
- a CDS encoding adenylate/guanylate cyclase domain-containing protein, with protein sequence MSAAGPAQESSGPLGIDALGEAVEEVLLGGGRVWTRQEMAERSGVGSERTESIWRALGFPMVGKDARIFTDADVEALRAGERLIEAGLITEESEIMMARALGHHLSRLAEWEVHTLWSWINRESASTLDGGTLMAHAAALLPEMEQLQQHVWRRHLAAYAQRVLAEADEAARSRSGQGTDGLGDEAAGGPVPPYEGADVRDRAVGFTDMVGYTRMTRGLGNAELVRVLDLFESLTGDVVAEGRGRVVKTIGDEVLFVCESASEAADIALELTARAEAEQRLPQVRTGLAHGAVLSRFGDVYGAAVNIAARLTAVARPDTVLVNTELAGELSGMAAYELRSLRPVSVRGYSRLRPVLLRPGRGHGRPRRD encoded by the coding sequence ATGAGTGCGGCGGGACCGGCACAGGAGTCGTCCGGCCCCCTCGGCATCGACGCGCTGGGGGAGGCCGTGGAGGAGGTGCTCCTCGGCGGCGGCCGCGTCTGGACGCGGCAGGAGATGGCGGAACGCTCCGGGGTGGGTTCCGAGCGCACCGAGTCGATCTGGCGCGCGCTCGGCTTCCCCATGGTCGGCAAGGACGCGCGGATCTTCACCGACGCCGACGTCGAGGCGCTCCGGGCCGGGGAGCGGCTCATCGAGGCCGGGCTCATCACCGAGGAGAGCGAGATCATGATGGCCCGTGCCCTGGGCCACCACCTCTCCCGGCTCGCGGAGTGGGAGGTGCACACCCTCTGGTCCTGGATCAACCGCGAGTCGGCTTCCACCCTGGACGGGGGGACGTTGATGGCCCACGCCGCCGCACTGCTGCCGGAGATGGAGCAGTTGCAGCAACACGTCTGGCGCCGCCACCTCGCCGCGTACGCGCAGCGCGTCCTCGCCGAGGCCGACGAGGCCGCCCGCAGCCGGTCGGGGCAGGGTACGGACGGGCTCGGGGACGAGGCAGCCGGTGGCCCGGTGCCACCGTACGAGGGCGCCGACGTCCGCGACCGGGCAGTGGGCTTCACCGACATGGTCGGCTACACCCGGATGACGCGAGGCCTCGGCAACGCCGAACTCGTGCGCGTACTGGACCTGTTCGAGAGCCTCACCGGTGACGTGGTCGCCGAGGGGCGGGGCCGGGTGGTGAAGACCATCGGCGACGAGGTGCTCTTCGTCTGCGAGTCGGCCTCCGAGGCGGCCGACATCGCCCTGGAGCTCACCGCCCGCGCCGAGGCGGAGCAGCGGTTGCCGCAGGTACGGACCGGGCTCGCCCACGGAGCCGTACTCAGCCGCTTCGGCGACGTCTACGGGGCCGCCGTGAACATCGCCGCGCGGCTCACGGCGGTGGCCCGGCCCGACACCGTCCTCGTCAACACGGAGCTGGCCGGGGAGCTTTCCGGCATGGCCGCCTACGAACTCCGTTCGCTGCGGCCCGTGTCCGTACGCGGGTACAGCAGGCTCCGGCCGGTGCTGTTGCGGCCGGGCCGGGGCCACGGGCGGCCCCGGCGCGACTGA
- a CDS encoding DUF397 domain-containing protein, protein MNRTLDFSLAAWRKSTYSDGGQTNCVEVCDGFPGLVPIRDSKVPTGPTLAVTAPAWTAFLDQFRSSE, encoded by the coding sequence ATGAACCGCACGCTCGACTTCAGCCTCGCCGCATGGCGTAAGTCCACCTACAGCGACGGAGGCCAAACCAACTGCGTGGAAGTCTGCGACGGCTTCCCCGGCCTCGTCCCCATCCGCGACAGCAAAGTCCCCACCGGCCCCACACTCGCCGTCACCGCTCCAGCGTGGACCGCATTCCTCGACCAGTTCCGGAGCTCCGAATGA
- a CDS encoding universal stress protein — translation MVAYQTVMVGTDGSESSLAAVERAARLAAVCEAELVIACAYQPMRGHELAQAQDELGAEAYQVVGSAPAEATLRVATDRARAQGAKDVRTVAVEDEPVAALTRIARDTSADLLVVGNRGLRSLAGRILGSVPADIARKAPLDVLIVHTT, via the coding sequence GTGGTCGCGTACCAGACGGTCATGGTCGGCACGGACGGCTCGGAGTCGTCGTTGGCGGCGGTCGAGAGGGCGGCCCGGCTCGCCGCCGTCTGCGAGGCCGAACTCGTCATCGCCTGCGCGTATCAGCCGATGCGCGGGCACGAACTCGCGCAGGCGCAGGACGAGCTGGGCGCGGAGGCGTACCAGGTGGTGGGCTCGGCGCCGGCCGAGGCCACCCTGCGTGTCGCGACGGACCGGGCCAGGGCTCAGGGTGCGAAGGACGTGCGGACGGTCGCGGTGGAGGACGAGCCGGTCGCCGCGCTGACCCGGATCGCCCGGGACACCTCGGCCGATCTGCTGGTCGTCGGCAACCGCGGTCTGCGCTCCCTCGCGGGTCGCATCCTCGGTTCCGTCCCCGCCGACATCGCCAGGAAGGCGCCTCTCGACGTGCTGATCGTGCACACCACATGA
- a CDS encoding TetR/AcrR family transcriptional regulator, with protein MSVQERKERERAERERLIVATARELAERQGWDAVTTRRLAERIEYSQPVLYSHFRGKREIIGAVALQGAAELAAAVRAATAAANGPRERVAALARAYLAFAAENPAVYDAIFRLDGGLAYAREDTPAPLKDAFAALLECLGEVAGEGVAAELFTEVFWASLHGVATLTRSERLLPQDADSRVELLVDRLAAV; from the coding sequence ATGTCGGTACAGGAACGCAAGGAACGTGAGCGGGCGGAGCGCGAGCGCCTCATCGTCGCGACGGCCCGTGAGCTCGCCGAGCGGCAGGGCTGGGACGCGGTCACCACCCGTCGGCTGGCCGAGCGCATCGAGTACAGCCAGCCCGTCCTCTACAGCCACTTCCGCGGCAAGCGGGAGATCATCGGCGCCGTCGCCCTCCAGGGCGCCGCCGAACTGGCCGCGGCGGTGCGGGCGGCGACCGCCGCCGCGAACGGCCCGCGCGAGCGGGTCGCCGCCCTCGCGCGCGCCTACCTCGCCTTCGCCGCGGAGAACCCGGCGGTATACGACGCCATCTTCCGGCTCGACGGCGGTCTGGCGTACGCGCGGGAGGACACCCCGGCACCGCTCAAGGACGCTTTCGCCGCGCTGCTGGAGTGCCTGGGAGAAGTAGCCGGAGAGGGCGTCGCAGCTGAGTTGTTCACCGAGGTGTTCTGGGCGTCACTGCACGGCGTGGCGACCCTGACCCGGTCGGAACGGCTGCTGCCGCAGGACGCCGACTCGCGGGTGGAGCTGCTGGTGGACCGGCTCGCCGCCGTGTGA
- a CDS encoding ADP-ribosylglycohydrolase family protein produces the protein MTIGTTAVWGRVEQQDFRSRVRGALLGAALGDALGAAVAPLALEEIREAYGVGGVADFVPVGGRRGGVTAVTQLTLFTVDGLIRAQVRRDTGAWHPPTDVHRAHLRWAATQRDWGPDERREDDGWLAREEWLYARRTPARACLLGFGDAVMGTLERPKNPEARDSAALTRSAPFGLLAGWEPQLVHQLAVECAAQSHGHSTAQLAAGAFAVVMHGLARRDTLDGSVQRALALLAERPGHEPVTEAVRRALGAVRQGIPGPALIESLGADDSAEEVLAVGLYCALVGEDVRHGLRLAVNHGGPSSATAAVCGALLGVLHGETALPPSWLAEIEGRATLLELADDFAMEMTQGPALHNATAAAPGWLARYPRA, from the coding sequence ATGACCATCGGGACCACAGCTGTCTGGGGCCGTGTGGAGCAGCAGGACTTCCGCAGCCGGGTACGGGGGGCGCTGCTGGGCGCGGCGCTCGGGGACGCCCTCGGGGCGGCGGTCGCTCCGCTCGCGCTGGAGGAGATCCGGGAGGCGTACGGGGTCGGCGGGGTCGCCGACTTCGTGCCGGTGGGCGGGCGGCGCGGGGGTGTCACGGCAGTCACCCAGCTGACGCTCTTCACCGTGGACGGGCTGATACGGGCGCAGGTGCGGCGGGACACCGGGGCCTGGCACCCGCCGACCGACGTGCACCGGGCCCATCTGCGGTGGGCGGCGACGCAGCGCGACTGGGGGCCCGACGAGCGGCGCGAGGACGACGGCTGGCTCGCGCGCGAGGAGTGGCTGTACGCCCGCCGCACCCCCGCACGGGCCTGCCTGCTCGGCTTCGGGGACGCCGTGATGGGCACCCTGGAGCGGCCGAAGAACCCCGAGGCCCGGGACTCGGCCGCGCTGACCCGGTCCGCGCCGTTCGGGCTGCTCGCGGGGTGGGAACCGCAGCTGGTGCACCAGCTCGCCGTCGAGTGCGCCGCGCAGAGCCACGGCCACTCCACGGCCCAACTGGCCGCCGGCGCCTTCGCGGTGGTGATGCACGGACTGGCCCGGCGGGACACCCTGGACGGGTCGGTGCAGCGGGCGCTGGCGCTGCTCGCGGAACGCCCGGGCCACGAGCCCGTCACCGAGGCGGTGCGCCGGGCCCTCGGAGCCGTACGACAGGGCATTCCGGGGCCCGCGCTGATCGAGTCGCTGGGGGCGGACGACTCGGCGGAGGAGGTGCTCGCGGTGGGGCTGTACTGCGCGCTCGTCGGCGAGGACGTACGGCACGGGTTGCGGTTGGCGGTGAACCACGGCGGGCCCTCCTCGGCCACCGCGGCGGTCTGCGGGGCTCTGCTGGGCGTGCTGCACGGGGAGACGGCGCTGCCGCCGTCCTGGCTCGCGGAGATCGAGGGCCGGGCCACCCTCCTCGAACTCGCCGACGACTTCGCGATGGAGATGACCCAGGGCCCGGCCCTGCACAACGCCACGGCCGCGGCGCCGGGCTGGCTCGCCCGCTACCCGCGGGCGTGA
- a CDS encoding DUF5753 domain-containing protein, which produces MRLENRARVMWMFQLAIPGLFQTEEYAREVLSAAQASNSNLDVAEEQVAARMSRQEILHRDPVPHVRLILDEVALRRPTAHTKSWRSQLDHLIEVCHLPDVVLQVLPFSAGVHGLMDSHLTVLWEPDGTSVAYVEGNGISELVDEADKVTSYRLSYDRVRDLALSPAESLAFIRGIVEELPS; this is translated from the coding sequence ATGCGGCTGGAGAACCGGGCTCGCGTCATGTGGATGTTCCAGCTCGCCATTCCTGGACTCTTCCAGACGGAGGAGTACGCCCGTGAGGTGCTGTCGGCGGCCCAGGCCTCGAACAGCAATCTCGACGTGGCCGAGGAGCAGGTCGCTGCGCGTATGAGCCGTCAGGAGATCTTGCATCGAGACCCGGTGCCCCACGTCCGACTGATCCTGGATGAGGTCGCGCTGCGACGGCCGACGGCGCACACGAAGTCGTGGCGGAGTCAATTGGACCATCTGATCGAGGTCTGCCATCTCCCCGACGTGGTTCTCCAGGTGCTGCCCTTTTCGGCTGGTGTGCACGGACTCATGGACAGCCATCTCACCGTACTCTGGGAGCCGGACGGCACCTCCGTTGCCTATGTGGAGGGCAACGGCATCAGCGAGTTGGTCGACGAGGCGGACAAAGTGACCAGCTATCGGCTGTCCTACGATCGGGTCCGCGATCTCGCCCTGTCCCCAGCGGAGTCGCTGGCATTCATCCGGGGCATTGTGGAGGAGCTTCCCTCATGA
- a CDS encoding TetR/AcrR family transcriptional regulator codes for MNAEVPDGPSPTAGGARPARADARRNREKLVAAARAAFAGADDTVPLETVARAAGVGIGTLYRHFPTREALVEAVFAAELDAVTAGADELLATLPPEEALRAWMDRYAGFVAAKSGLMGTLRSGWASGAIATPATRERLTAAIATLLAAGARTGSLRGDVEPDDVMSMVFGAFQAVSIGDTPERTGRVLDLVVDALRPRD; via the coding sequence ATGAACGCCGAAGTTCCGGACGGACCGTCCCCCACGGCCGGGGGTGCGCGTCCCGCCCGCGCGGACGCGCGGCGCAACCGCGAGAAGCTGGTCGCTGCCGCCCGCGCCGCGTTCGCCGGGGCCGACGACACCGTGCCGCTGGAGACCGTCGCCCGCGCGGCCGGTGTCGGCATCGGCACCCTCTATCGTCACTTCCCCACCCGGGAAGCGCTCGTGGAGGCCGTCTTCGCGGCCGAACTGGACGCGGTCACCGCCGGCGCCGACGAGTTGCTCGCCACCCTCCCGCCCGAGGAGGCGCTGCGCGCCTGGATGGACCGTTACGCCGGGTTCGTCGCGGCCAAGAGCGGCTTGATGGGCACCCTCCGATCGGGCTGGGCCTCCGGGGCCATAGCCACCCCCGCCACCCGGGAACGCCTCACCGCCGCCATCGCGACGCTCCTCGCGGCGGGCGCCCGCACCGGCTCGCTCCGCGGGGACGTCGAACCCGACGACGTCATGTCCATGGTCTTCGGAGCCTTCCAGGCGGTGTCCATCGGCGACACCCCGGAACGCACCGGCCGGGTGCTCGACCTCGTCGTGGACGCGCTCCGCCCCCGCGACTGA
- a CDS encoding DUF397 domain-containing protein has product MTPASSDLRRAAWRKSSFSDGGPNNCLEVSDDFPGLVPVRDSKNPAGPALLITAPAWTAFVAFAAGR; this is encoded by the coding sequence ATGACGCCTGCGTCGTCTGACCTCCGCCGCGCCGCCTGGCGCAAGTCGAGCTTCAGCGACGGCGGCCCCAACAACTGCCTGGAAGTCTCAGACGACTTCCCCGGCCTCGTCCCCGTCCGCGACAGCAAGAACCCCGCCGGCCCCGCTCTCCTCATCACCGCTCCCGCCTGGACGGCATTCGTCGCCTTCGCCGCCGGGCGCTGA
- a CDS encoding RNA polymerase sigma factor — translation MRARIRAGDRGAFAALYEEYARAVYNHAYRLTGDWSTAEEVLSETFLAAWRTRQALDPEGDSLRPWLLGIATNKARNANRGTGRRLAFLARRPAPEPVADIADATAGRVDDTRRLAAVQEAFGGLRRQEREVLVLCVWSGLDYAEAAEALGIPVGTVRSRLSRARTRLRRLTDDRLRRTPRTPEGAAREARTPEADRAGREPRPGRGETGSRAAFVALPIQEEAR, via the coding sequence ATGCGCGCACGCATCAGGGCGGGAGACCGCGGGGCGTTCGCCGCGCTCTACGAGGAGTACGCGCGGGCGGTCTACAACCACGCCTACCGGCTGACGGGCGACTGGTCGACGGCCGAGGAGGTCCTGTCGGAGACCTTCCTGGCCGCCTGGCGCACCCGGCAGGCGCTCGACCCGGAGGGCGACTCGCTGCGGCCGTGGCTGCTCGGGATCGCCACGAACAAGGCGCGCAACGCCAACCGGGGCACCGGGCGCCGCCTGGCCTTCCTGGCCCGCCGCCCCGCCCCGGAACCGGTGGCGGACATCGCGGACGCCACGGCCGGGCGCGTCGACGACACGCGGCGGCTCGCCGCAGTCCAGGAGGCGTTCGGCGGACTCCGCCGCCAGGAACGCGAGGTGCTCGTCCTCTGCGTCTGGTCCGGGCTGGACTACGCCGAGGCCGCCGAAGCCCTCGGCATCCCCGTGGGCACGGTGCGGTCGCGGCTCTCCCGGGCCCGCACCCGGCTGCGACGGCTCACCGACGACCGGCTCCGCCGGACACCCAGGACCCCGGAGGGGGCCGCGCGGGAAGCGCGCACCCCAGAGGCGGACCGAGCCGGAAGGGAACCCCGCCCCGGCCGCGGAGAGACAGGGAGCAGGGCCGCGTTCGTGGCCCTGCCCATCCAGGAGGAAGCCCGATGA
- a CDS encoding DUF1772 domain-containing protein, with protein sequence MFDALQVATTVIVGVMVGVEFSVAFVINRIFDALPEDSGQLGRAHGGRMLGAVMPVWYIGSLVLIVVWAVAGRHHEGAGLTVGAGALLLLSVVMSLLLLVPINNRSKTWTPENRPVDWKEQTKRWERWHYVRVAVLVAAFALLVAALT encoded by the coding sequence ATGTTCGACGCACTTCAGGTCGCCACCACCGTGATCGTCGGCGTGATGGTGGGGGTGGAGTTCTCCGTCGCCTTCGTCATCAACCGGATATTCGACGCGCTCCCCGAGGACAGCGGCCAACTCGGCCGCGCGCACGGGGGCCGGATGCTGGGCGCGGTGATGCCGGTCTGGTACATCGGCTCGCTCGTCCTCATCGTGGTCTGGGCCGTGGCCGGCCGGCACCACGAGGGCGCCGGCCTCACCGTCGGCGCGGGAGCGCTGCTGCTTCTCAGCGTGGTCATGTCGCTCCTGCTGCTCGTCCCGATCAACAACCGGAGCAAGACGTGGACGCCCGAGAACCGGCCGGTGGACTGGAAGGAGCAGACGAAGCGCTGGGAGCGATGGCACTACGTCCGCGTCGCCGTCCTCGTCGCCGCCTTCGCCCTGCTGGTCGCTGCCCTCACCTGA